From the Gallaecimonas kandeliae genome, one window contains:
- the flhA gene encoding flagellar biosynthesis protein FlhA, whose protein sequence is MAVANWQSVLLNIKSSKGSLMKGLGAPVLVLATLAMVVLPLPPLLLDVLFSFNISLALVVLLVCIYTQRPLDFGAFPTVLLVATLLRLALNVASTRVVLLEGHNGPGAAGQVIESFGSVVIGGNYAVGLVVFAILIIINFVVVTKGAGRISEVSARFTLDAMPGKQMAIDADLNAGIINQEEARKRRQEVTSEADFYGAMDGASKFVKGDAMAGILILFINIIGGFIIGMVQHGLGFGDALQIYTLLTIGDGLVAQIPSLLLSVAAAIMVTRENADGDMGSQLLGQMFDSPKALFIAAGILAVMGLVPGMPHFAFLLLGSLCGYAGFLQQKRKAKAALAPAVPEPKTGDVLPPDQRELGWDDVQPVDTIGLEVGYRLIPLVDKAQGGELLSRIKGVRKKLSQDLGFLVPPVHVRDNLELEPNTYRITLMGVAVGEADIRADREMAINPGQVFGKIDGIPTEEPAFGLEAYWIVPSQRDHAQSLGYTVVDASTVVATHLSQLLANNAAQLLGHEEVQNLLDMLAKKAPKLVEGLVPDIMPLGILVKVLQNLLHEGVPIRDMRTLVQTMVEYGPKSQDADVLTAACRIATKRLLVQDIFGPVAELPVITLAPELEQMLHQTLQAGGENAGLEPGLAERLQQSLENAANQQEMNGQAAVLLTSGVLRGSLARFVKYSIPGLRVLSYQEVPDDKQIRIVSSIGSGG, encoded by the coding sequence ATGGCTGTTGCGAACTGGCAAAGTGTCCTCCTGAACATCAAATCCTCCAAAGGCAGCCTGATGAAGGGCCTGGGGGCACCAGTGCTGGTGCTGGCCACCCTGGCCATGGTGGTGCTGCCGCTGCCGCCGCTGCTGCTGGACGTGCTGTTTTCCTTCAATATCTCCCTGGCCCTGGTGGTGCTGCTGGTCTGTATCTACACCCAGAGGCCCCTGGATTTCGGCGCCTTCCCGACCGTGTTGCTGGTGGCGACATTGCTGCGCCTGGCCCTGAACGTGGCCTCCACCCGGGTGGTGCTGCTGGAAGGCCATAACGGCCCGGGCGCCGCCGGCCAGGTGATCGAATCCTTCGGCTCTGTGGTCATCGGCGGCAACTACGCCGTGGGCCTGGTGGTGTTCGCCATCCTCATCATCATCAACTTCGTGGTGGTCACCAAGGGTGCCGGCCGTATCTCGGAGGTGAGTGCCCGCTTTACGTTGGACGCCATGCCTGGAAAGCAGATGGCCATAGACGCCGACCTCAACGCCGGCATCATCAACCAGGAAGAAGCCCGCAAACGCCGCCAGGAAGTGACCAGCGAGGCCGACTTCTACGGGGCCATGGACGGTGCTTCCAAGTTCGTCAAAGGGGATGCCATGGCCGGTATCCTCATCCTCTTCATCAACATCATCGGTGGTTTCATCATCGGCATGGTCCAGCACGGTCTCGGCTTCGGCGACGCCCTGCAGATCTACACGCTGCTGACCATAGGTGACGGCCTGGTGGCCCAGATCCCCTCGCTGCTGCTGTCGGTGGCGGCCGCCATCATGGTGACCCGTGAAAACGCCGACGGCGACATGGGCAGCCAGCTGCTGGGTCAGATGTTTGACAGTCCCAAGGCCCTGTTCATCGCCGCCGGTATTCTGGCGGTCATGGGCCTGGTACCCGGCATGCCCCATTTCGCCTTCCTGCTGCTGGGCAGCCTCTGCGGCTATGCCGGCTTCCTGCAGCAAAAGCGCAAGGCCAAGGCGGCCCTGGCCCCTGCCGTCCCCGAGCCCAAGACCGGCGACGTGCTGCCCCCCGACCAGCGTGAGCTGGGCTGGGACGATGTGCAGCCGGTGGACACCATTGGCCTGGAAGTGGGTTACCGCCTCATTCCCCTGGTCGACAAGGCCCAGGGCGGCGAGCTGCTCTCCCGCATCAAGGGGGTGCGCAAGAAGCTCAGCCAGGATCTCGGCTTCCTGGTGCCCCCCGTCCATGTGCGGGACAACCTGGAGCTGGAGCCCAACACCTACCGCATCACTTTGATGGGGGTGGCCGTCGGCGAAGCCGACATCCGTGCCGACCGGGAGATGGCCATCAACCCCGGCCAGGTGTTCGGCAAGATTGACGGCATTCCCACCGAAGAGCCGGCCTTTGGCCTCGAGGCCTACTGGATAGTGCCCTCCCAGCGTGACCATGCCCAGAGCCTGGGCTACACGGTGGTGGACGCCTCCACCGTCGTGGCCACCCACCTCAGCCAACTGCTGGCCAACAACGCCGCCCAGCTGCTGGGCCACGAAGAAGTGCAGAACCTCTTGGACATGCTGGCCAAGAAGGCGCCCAAGCTGGTGGAGGGCCTGGTGCCCGACATCATGCCGCTGGGGATCCTGGTCAAGGTGCTGCAGAACCTGCTCCACGAAGGGGTGCCGATCCGCGACATGCGCACCCTGGTGCAGACCATGGTGGAATACGGGCCCAAGAGCCAGGACGCGGACGTGCTCACTGCCGCCTGCCGTATCGCCACCAAGCGCTTGCTGGTCCAGGACATCTTCGGACCAGTGGCGGAACTGCCCGTCATTACCTTGGCGCCGGAGTTGGAACAGATGTTGCATCAGACCCTGCAAGCCGGCGGCGAGAATGCCGGACTGGAGCCTGGCCTGGCAGAGCGCCTGCAACAGTCCCTGGAAAACGCCGCCAATCAACAGGAAATGAACGGTCAGGCAGCGGTGCTGCTGACATCCGGGGTCCTCCGAGGCTCCCTGGCCCGATTCGTGAAGTACTCGATACCGGGCCTGCGCGTCCTGTCCTATCAGGAAGTGCCGGATGACAAGCAGATCCGTATCGTCAGCAGCATAGGTAGCGGAGGCTAG
- the fliN gene encoding flagellar motor switch protein FliN, with translation MVSDEEQKLADEWAQAMAEQEEPEAVELEEFKDDSGPELTAEEKRKLDTILDIPVTISMEVGRSKITIRNLLQLNQGSVVELDRVAGEPLDVLVNGTLIAHGEVVVVNDKFGIRLTDVISQQERIKKLK, from the coding sequence ATGGTATCTGATGAAGAGCAGAAGCTGGCCGACGAATGGGCCCAGGCCATGGCCGAACAGGAAGAGCCCGAGGCGGTGGAGCTGGAAGAATTCAAAGACGACAGCGGCCCTGAACTGACCGCCGAGGAAAAGCGCAAGCTCGACACCATCCTCGACATTCCCGTGACCATCTCCATGGAAGTGGGCCGTTCCAAGATCACCATCCGCAACCTGCTGCAACTCAACCAGGGCTCAGTGGTGGAGCTGGACCGCGTCGCCGGTGAGCCCCTGGACGTACTGGTCAACGGCACCCTCATCGCCCACGGCGAGGTAGTGGTGGTAAACGACAAGTTCGGTATCCGCCTCACCGACGTCATCAGCCAGCAGGAAAGGATCAAGAAGCTCAAATGA
- the fliQ gene encoding flagellar biosynthesis protein FliQ: MTPEQFVDIFREALFLVMIMVAAIMIPGLIVGLIVSIFQAATSINEQTLSFLPRLLVTILTLIALAHWLTRELMDYFFELMRHIPQVLQ, translated from the coding sequence GTGACCCCTGAACAGTTTGTCGACATTTTCCGCGAGGCCCTGTTCCTGGTGATGATCATGGTGGCCGCCATCATGATCCCCGGCCTTATCGTCGGCCTTATCGTCTCCATCTTCCAGGCCGCCACCTCCATCAACGAACAGACCCTGTCCTTCCTGCCGAGGCTGCTGGTCACCATCCTCACCCTGATCGCGCTGGCCCACTGGCTGACCCGGGAGCTGATGGACTACTTCTTCGAGCTGATGCGGCACATACCCCAGGTCCTGCAATGA
- a CDS encoding MinD/ParA family protein — translation MKRQSITKVVAVTGGKGGVGKTNVSINTAAALAQAGQKVLLLDADLGLANVDVLLGLRVQKNLSHVLSGECELKDVLLEGPGGFKIVPATSGTQSMVELTPAEHVSLIRAFSELEENFDVLIIDTAAGISDMVLSFSRAAQDVMVVVCDEPTSITDAYALIKLLSRDHGLFRFKIVANMVRSLKEGQELFTKLSRVTDRFLDVALELVGTVPYDEHVRQSVRKQKLVVDVYPRAPAAVAFKALAAKVMTWPIPSRPGGHVEFFLEQLIGDKSHVGSEQDS, via the coding sequence ATGAAGCGCCAGAGCATAACCAAAGTGGTAGCTGTCACCGGCGGTAAGGGCGGTGTCGGCAAAACCAACGTCTCTATCAACACGGCGGCAGCGCTGGCCCAGGCTGGCCAGAAGGTGTTGCTGCTGGACGCCGACCTGGGTTTGGCCAACGTCGACGTGCTGCTGGGCTTGCGTGTTCAGAAGAACCTGAGCCATGTCCTGAGCGGCGAATGCGAACTCAAGGACGTGCTGCTGGAAGGGCCGGGCGGCTTCAAGATAGTGCCTGCCACCTCCGGTACCCAATCCATGGTGGAGCTGACCCCCGCCGAACACGTCAGCCTGATCCGCGCTTTCAGCGAGCTGGAAGAAAACTTCGATGTGCTCATCATCGACACCGCCGCCGGTATCTCCGACATGGTGCTGAGTTTCTCCCGCGCCGCCCAGGACGTGATGGTGGTGGTCTGTGACGAGCCGACGTCCATTACCGACGCCTACGCTCTTATCAAGCTGCTGTCCCGCGACCACGGCCTCTTCCGCTTCAAGATAGTGGCCAACATGGTGCGCAGCCTCAAGGAAGGGCAGGAGCTCTTTACCAAGCTGTCGAGGGTGACCGACCGCTTCCTGGACGTAGCCCTGGAGCTGGTGGGGACAGTGCCTTACGACGAACATGTCCGCCAGTCGGTACGTAAACAGAAGCTGGTGGTGGATGTCTATCCCCGGGCCCCGGCCGCCGTGGCCTTCAAGGCTCTGGCCGCCAAGGTGATGACCTGGCCCATCCCCAGCCGCCCCGGCGGCCATGTGGAATTTTTCCTGGAACAATTGATCGGCGACAAATCTCATGTCGGGAGCGAGCAAGATTCTTAA
- the fliR gene encoding flagellar biosynthetic protein FliR: MSFSVDQLLDWIAAYAWPFVRIGAMLTAMVAFGTKLVPNRVKTLLALAICIVVVPTLPAMPAEALFSVKGMVITALQAIVGLGIGFISIMVMQIMTMGGSVIAMQSSLGFAAMVDPVSGQQSPVVAQLFIMLSTLLFFAMDGHLWLIRMVHMSFFLVPVGVDGIKMPNFQVIMSFGSTLFAGGLGMAIAEVIALLMINITFGYMTRAAPQLNIFTIGFPIIMLSGLLFLWVTAASLLDHFIIAWQQGQSAVCELLGSHC; encoded by the coding sequence ATGAGCTTCTCGGTGGACCAGCTGCTGGACTGGATAGCCGCCTACGCCTGGCCTTTCGTGCGTATCGGCGCCATGCTCACGGCCATGGTGGCCTTCGGCACCAAGCTGGTGCCAAACCGGGTCAAGACCTTGCTGGCCCTGGCCATCTGCATCGTGGTAGTGCCCACCCTGCCGGCCATGCCGGCCGAGGCGCTCTTTTCGGTCAAGGGGATGGTGATCACCGCCCTCCAGGCCATAGTCGGCCTCGGTATCGGCTTCATCTCGATCATGGTGATGCAGATCATGACCATGGGCGGCTCGGTGATCGCCATGCAGTCCTCCCTGGGTTTTGCCGCCATGGTCGACCCCGTGTCCGGCCAGCAGAGCCCTGTGGTGGCCCAGCTGTTCATCATGCTCTCCACCTTGCTGTTCTTCGCCATGGACGGTCACCTCTGGCTCATCCGCATGGTGCACATGAGCTTCTTCCTGGTGCCTGTCGGTGTCGACGGCATCAAGATGCCCAACTTCCAGGTGATCATGAGCTTCGGCTCCACCCTCTTCGCCGGCGGCCTGGGGATGGCCATCGCCGAGGTCATAGCGCTCTTGATGATCAACATCACCTTCGGTTACATGACCCGCGCCGCGCCCCAGCTCAACATCTTCACCATCGGCTTTCCGATCATCATGCTGTCGGGGCTGCTCTTCCTCTGGGTGACGGCCGCCAGCCTGCTGGACCATTTCATCATCGCCTGGCAACAGGGCCAGAGCGCCGTCTGTGAACTGCTGGGGAGTCACTGCTGA
- the flhF gene encoding flagellar biosynthesis protein FlhF: protein MKIHRFFAKDMRSALAEVKETLGVDAVILSNTKVNGGIEIVAAVDADKQAPAPRQAQPKPQRPLADRFNERELSEDRVTLSSSPRVAEPRKKQAPSLNWDWQAKEQDSRTESLPEWSRNLARQAMGQEMEASAAAEPAPAKKVTIGELSEEMQSLRQLLEHQLSGLRQDAKARRAPVRTMMEERLVEMGFTQALAEELVAPMPEALGANDGWKWVRVQLKKRLYCTDNSILRKGGVVAMMGPTGVGKTTTIAKLAAHYALKHGADQVALVSTDSYRIGAHEQLATYGRIIGCPVKVAKDAEELEDVLYQLRNRSLVLIDTAGMGQRDLRLGQQLATLIQAGQVPIQRYLVLAATAQQRVLNDAMKRFSQVPLDGLVLTKLDETLSMGEVLGLAIQNTLPIGYLTDGQRVPEDLQVAQPDNLLERALALFVDGAAA from the coding sequence GTGAAGATCCATCGCTTTTTTGCCAAAGACATGAGGTCCGCCTTGGCGGAGGTCAAGGAGACCCTGGGCGTCGACGCCGTGATCCTGTCCAACACCAAGGTCAACGGTGGCATCGAGATCGTGGCCGCCGTGGATGCCGACAAGCAGGCCCCGGCGCCTCGCCAGGCCCAGCCCAAGCCGCAACGCCCTCTGGCCGACCGCTTCAACGAGCGAGAACTGTCCGAGGACAGGGTCACCCTCTCTTCCAGCCCCCGCGTTGCCGAGCCCCGCAAGAAGCAGGCCCCCAGCCTCAACTGGGACTGGCAGGCCAAGGAGCAGGACAGCCGCACCGAGAGCCTGCCGGAGTGGTCAAGGAACCTGGCCCGCCAGGCCATGGGCCAGGAGATGGAAGCCAGCGCCGCGGCCGAACCGGCCCCCGCCAAGAAAGTGACGATAGGCGAGCTGTCCGAGGAAATGCAGAGCCTGCGCCAGTTGCTGGAGCACCAGCTGTCCGGCCTGCGCCAGGACGCCAAGGCCCGCCGGGCACCGGTGCGCACCATGATGGAAGAGCGGCTGGTGGAGATGGGCTTCACCCAGGCCCTGGCCGAAGAACTGGTGGCGCCCATGCCCGAGGCCTTGGGGGCCAACGACGGCTGGAAATGGGTGCGGGTACAGCTGAAAAAGCGCCTCTACTGCACCGACAACAGCATTCTGCGTAAAGGCGGCGTGGTGGCCATGATGGGCCCCACCGGGGTCGGCAAGACCACCACCATCGCCAAGCTGGCGGCCCATTACGCCCTCAAGCACGGCGCCGATCAGGTCGCTTTGGTCAGTACTGACAGCTATCGCATCGGTGCCCACGAACAGCTGGCCACCTACGGCCGCATCATCGGTTGTCCGGTCAAGGTGGCCAAGGACGCCGAAGAGCTGGAAGACGTGCTCTACCAGCTGCGCAACAGATCCCTGGTGCTCATCGACACCGCCGGCATGGGCCAGCGCGACCTGCGCCTGGGCCAGCAACTGGCTACCCTGATCCAGGCCGGGCAGGTGCCCATCCAACGCTACCTGGTGCTGGCCGCCACGGCCCAGCAGCGGGTGCTGAATGACGCCATGAAGCGCTTTTCCCAGGTGCCCCTGGACGGTCTGGTGCTGACCAAACTTGACGAGACCCTCAGCATGGGCGAAGTCCTGGGCCTGGCAATACAAAATACGCTGCCGATAGGGTATCTTACCGACGGTCAGCGGGTCCCCGAAGATCTTCAGGTGGCACAACCGGACAACCTGCTCGAGCGCGCCTTGGCCCTTTTTGTCGATGGCGCCGCAGCGTAA
- the fliM gene encoding flagellar motor switch protein FliM, translating into MSDLLSQDEIDALLHGVDDVDEEEAAQDAGAIAQYDFSSQDRIVRGRMPTLEIVNERFARHMRISLFNMMRHPAEVSINGVQTMKFGEYVHTLFVPTSLNMVRFRPLKGTALITLEARLVFILVDNFFGGDGRFHAKIEGREFTPTERRIIQMLLKLVFEDYKEAWAPVMDVAFEYLDSEVNPSMANIVSPTEVIVVSSFHIELEGGGGDFHIAMPYSMLEPIREILDAGVQSDKEDTDHRWSKALRDEIMDVPVNLRAKLLDTDVSLRQLMALKAGDIIPVDMPEHLTVFVEDLPTYRAQLGRSGEHVAIRVTEKMKRPRSAKAEMQNITRRGVRIDNLSGMEELETDLEGDLDGI; encoded by the coding sequence GTGAGCGATTTGCTGTCACAAGACGAGATCGATGCCCTGTTGCACGGGGTCGACGACGTCGATGAAGAGGAAGCGGCACAAGACGCGGGCGCCATAGCCCAGTACGACTTTTCCTCGCAGGACCGTATTGTCCGGGGCCGGATGCCGACCCTGGAGATCGTCAACGAGCGTTTCGCCCGCCACATGCGCATCAGCCTGTTCAACATGATGCGCCACCCGGCCGAGGTCTCCATCAACGGCGTCCAGACCATGAAGTTTGGCGAGTACGTCCATACCCTGTTCGTGCCCACCAGCCTCAACATGGTGCGCTTCAGGCCCCTCAAGGGCACGGCCCTCATCACCCTGGAAGCCCGCCTGGTCTTTATCCTGGTGGACAACTTCTTCGGTGGTGACGGACGCTTCCACGCCAAGATCGAAGGCCGGGAATTCACCCCCACCGAGCGGCGCATCATCCAGATGCTGCTCAAATTGGTGTTCGAGGACTACAAGGAGGCCTGGGCGCCGGTGATGGACGTGGCCTTCGAGTACCTGGACTCGGAAGTGAACCCGTCCATGGCCAACATCGTCTCCCCCACCGAGGTGATAGTAGTGTCGTCCTTCCATATCGAACTGGAAGGGGGCGGCGGCGACTTCCATATCGCCATGCCTTATTCGATGCTGGAGCCGATCCGCGAGATCCTCGACGCCGGCGTCCAGTCCGACAAGGAAGACACCGATCACCGCTGGTCAAAGGCGTTGCGGGACGAGATCATGGACGTGCCGGTCAACCTGCGCGCCAAGTTGCTGGATACCGATGTGAGCCTGCGCCAATTGATGGCCCTCAAGGCCGGCGACATCATACCGGTGGACATGCCCGAGCACCTGACGGTGTTCGTGGAAGATCTGCCCACCTACAGGGCCCAACTGGGGCGCAGCGGCGAGCACGTCGCCATCCGCGTCACCGAGAAGATGAAGCGGCCACGCTCGGCCAAGGCCGAGATGCAGAACATTACCCGTCGCGGAGTGCGCATAGACAACCTCTCCGGGATGGAAGAACTGGAAACCGATTTGGAAGGGGATCTCGATGGTATCTGA
- the flhB gene encoding flagellar biosynthesis protein FlhB: MAEDQAGERTEEATPKRREQAREKGQLPRSKDLASSVGLLGGVVALMWFGPWLGRNVVGVMHQTLVLDRDTLFDFDKLLSHLGGVLWAMFWPVFTLLLMMGLVALIGSILLGGFNFSTEAMAPKFSKLNPLNGLKRMLGLNALVELTKSLVKFLIIGGTAWGLLSGVFGKVQALAMEPVNGAIIDGLKILLWLCLALCMPYLLIGLVDAPYQLWQYNKQLRMSKEEIKEEHKSAEGNPQIKGRIRRMQMQMSARRMMAKVPEADVIITNPTHYAVALRYDQDKDAAPMLLAKGVDEVAAHIRDIGNAHNITMLRSPMLARALYYSADLDKPIPDGLFTAVAQVLAYVYQLRLWKKGRGQRPKRLPTEVPVPPQFRHW; the protein is encoded by the coding sequence ATGGCAGAAGACCAGGCCGGCGAACGCACAGAAGAGGCGACCCCCAAACGAAGGGAGCAGGCCCGTGAAAAAGGCCAGCTCCCCCGCTCCAAGGATCTTGCCAGCTCCGTTGGGTTGCTGGGGGGCGTCGTCGCGCTGATGTGGTTCGGCCCCTGGCTGGGCCGCAACGTCGTGGGGGTGATGCACCAGACCCTGGTGCTGGACCGCGACACCCTCTTCGATTTCGACAAGCTGCTGTCGCACCTGGGGGGCGTACTTTGGGCAATGTTCTGGCCTGTCTTCACCTTGTTGCTGATGATGGGTCTCGTCGCCCTCATCGGCTCCATCTTGCTGGGGGGCTTCAACTTCTCCACAGAGGCCATGGCGCCCAAGTTTTCCAAGCTCAATCCCTTGAACGGCCTCAAGCGCATGCTGGGCCTCAATGCCCTGGTGGAGCTCACCAAGTCCCTGGTCAAGTTCCTGATCATCGGTGGCACCGCCTGGGGCCTGCTGTCCGGCGTCTTCGGCAAGGTCCAGGCCCTGGCCATGGAACCGGTGAACGGCGCCATTATCGACGGCCTCAAGATCCTGCTCTGGCTCTGCCTGGCACTGTGCATGCCCTATCTCCTCATCGGCCTGGTCGACGCTCCCTACCAGCTCTGGCAGTACAACAAGCAGCTGCGCATGAGCAAGGAAGAGATCAAGGAAGAGCACAAGAGCGCCGAGGGTAACCCCCAGATCAAGGGCCGTATCCGCCGCATGCAGATGCAGATGTCCGCCAGGCGCATGATGGCCAAGGTGCCGGAGGCCGACGTCATCATCACCAACCCCACCCATTACGCCGTGGCCCTGCGCTACGACCAGGACAAGGATGCCGCCCCCATGCTGTTGGCCAAGGGCGTGGACGAAGTGGCCGCTCACATCCGCGACATCGGCAACGCCCACAACATCACCATGCTGCGCTCCCCCATGCTGGCTCGGGCCCTCTACTATTCGGCCGATCTCGACAAACCCATCCCCGACGGCCTCTTCACCGCCGTGGCCCAAGTGCTGGCCTATGTCTACCAGCTGCGGCTCTGGAAGAAGGGCAGGGGCCAAAGGCCAAAACGCCTTCCCACGGAAGTGCCGGTACCGCCACAATTCCGGCACTGGTAA
- a CDS encoding FliO/MopB family protein produces MIGWLFSAATVAADQTPMVTPGDKLGTLVLSLMGVVALLVGVLYFARRHMPQFKAGPIKVVAQQQLGTRAKLVLVEVGEEQMLVSVAGNEVRLIKALDKPVKENG; encoded by the coding sequence ATGATCGGCTGGCTTTTCAGCGCGGCCACCGTCGCCGCAGACCAAACCCCCATGGTGACCCCAGGCGACAAGCTCGGCACCCTGGTGCTGAGCCTGATGGGCGTGGTGGCCTTGCTGGTAGGGGTGCTTTATTTCGCCCGCCGCCACATGCCCCAGTTCAAGGCCGGCCCTATCAAGGTGGTGGCCCAGCAGCAACTGGGCACCCGCGCCAAGCTGGTGCTGGTGGAAGTGGGGGAAGAGCAGATGCTGGTCTCGGTGGCCGGCAACGAGGTCAGGCTCATCAAGGCGCTGGACAAGCCAGTGAAGGAGAACGGGTGA
- the fliP gene encoding flagellar type III secretion system pore protein FliP (The bacterial flagellar biogenesis protein FliP forms a type III secretion system (T3SS)-type pore required for flagellar assembly.), whose product MKRWFIWGLLLLPCLSFANPILPTGALPAVTVTTGPNGGQEYSITLQVLLLMTLLTFIPAILMMMTSFTRIVVVLGILRQAMGLQQVPSNQVVMGISLFMTFFVMSPVFDKIYDTAVQPYAQEKITFPQALTEAQKPLKAFMLKQTRQADVKTFAGMAGAGSFDSPDDIPMRILIPAFVTSELKTAFQIGFMLFIPFLIIDLVVASVLMAMGMMMLSPMIVSLPFKLMLFVLVDGWNLVLGTLAGSF is encoded by the coding sequence GTGAAACGCTGGTTTATCTGGGGGCTGCTGTTGCTGCCCTGTCTGTCTTTTGCCAACCCCATATTGCCGACCGGCGCCCTGCCGGCTGTGACCGTCACCACAGGCCCCAACGGCGGCCAGGAATACAGCATCACCCTGCAGGTGCTGCTGCTGATGACGCTGCTCACCTTCATCCCCGCCATCCTGATGATGATGACCTCCTTCACCCGCATAGTGGTGGTGCTGGGAATACTGCGCCAGGCCATGGGCCTGCAGCAGGTACCCAGCAACCAGGTGGTGATGGGCATTTCCCTGTTCATGACCTTCTTCGTGATGAGCCCGGTCTTCGACAAGATCTACGACACGGCCGTCCAGCCCTATGCCCAGGAGAAGATCACTTTCCCGCAGGCGCTGACCGAGGCCCAGAAGCCCCTCAAGGCCTTCATGCTCAAGCAGACCCGCCAGGCGGATGTGAAGACCTTCGCCGGCATGGCCGGGGCGGGCAGTTTCGACAGCCCGGACGACATCCCCATGCGCATCCTGATCCCGGCCTTCGTCACTTCCGAGCTCAAGACCGCCTTCCAGATCGGTTTCATGCTGTTCATCCCCTTCCTCATCATCGACCTGGTGGTGGCCTCGGTGCTGATGGCCATGGGTATGATGATGCTGTCGCCGATGATCGTATCCTTGCCGTTCAAGCTGATGCTGTTCGTGCTGGTGGACGGCTGGAACCTGGTGCTGGGCACCCTGGCGGGGAGCTTCTGA
- the fliL gene encoding flagellar basal body-associated protein FliL — translation MKMAEELELEPLDKGAKAGKKKLLVLGGVALVVLLAIGGGAWWFLSGDKAPAPQAAEAPVKAAPASDGEEALYVALPQPFVFNVPGNKRDRLVQITVQVMVRGQAKEDLVKKHLPLVESVLLQTFSQFSEEQLATSQGRETLRSTSQKAVDDALTKVTGNSVIERVLFTGFVMQ, via the coding sequence ATGAAAATGGCGGAAGAGCTGGAACTCGAACCCCTGGACAAAGGGGCCAAGGCAGGCAAGAAGAAGTTGCTGGTATTGGGCGGCGTGGCGTTAGTGGTGCTGCTGGCCATCGGCGGCGGTGCCTGGTGGTTCCTGAGCGGCGACAAGGCCCCGGCGCCCCAGGCTGCCGAGGCCCCGGTCAAGGCCGCGCCTGCCAGCGACGGTGAAGAGGCCCTCTATGTGGCGCTGCCCCAGCCCTTCGTCTTCAACGTGCCGGGCAACAAGCGCGACCGTCTGGTGCAGATCACTGTGCAGGTGATGGTGCGCGGCCAGGCCAAGGAAGATCTGGTCAAGAAGCACCTGCCGCTGGTGGAAAGCGTGCTGCTGCAGACCTTCAGCCAGTTCAGCGAAGAGCAGCTGGCTACCAGCCAGGGCCGGGAAACCCTGAGATCCACCTCCCAGAAAGCGGTGGACGACGCCCTGACCAAGGTGACCGGGAACTCCGTCATAGAGCGAGTGCTCTTTACCGGTTTCGTGATGCAGTAA